One genomic region from Quercus robur chromosome 4, dhQueRobu3.1, whole genome shotgun sequence encodes:
- the LOC126720733 gene encoding mitogen-activated protein kinase kinase kinase 20-like: MYSGLWERGPLLGKGAFGSVFLAKPTSKLRSFPSLMVVKSAEISVSATLQKEKQVFDNVQGYPFVIHCFGEDSTVEDNGDMVYNLLLEYASGGSLRDLIHNSGGCGLPESDVKRYTKCILKGFNHIHGCGYVHCDIKPENVLLVNVSASTTDGAHFVAKIADLGLAKRSWQRKKMRMDLRGTALYMAPECLIECVQEPSSDIWALGCVVCEMLTGKSPWDRGKEFNKRDLFNLIADERELPEIPTGVSSQAKDFLKACLVKKYMYRFTAEMLMDHPFLDGLGDEELPAVTCVSGTDEADYEVFCFSEDYELSCSSGDLAA, translated from the coding sequence TTGGGTCTGTGTTTCTGGCCAAACCCACATCCAAGTTACGCTCTTTTCCTTCGTTGATGGTAGTGAAGTCAGCGGAGATTTCTGTTTCTGCTACACTTCAGAAGGAGAAACAGGTTTTTGACAATGTTCAGGGCTACCCTTTTGTCATTCACTGCTTTGGTGAAGACTCCACGGTTGAAGATAACGGTGACATGGTTTATAACCTGTTGCTTGAGTACGCTTCTGGTGGAAGCTTGAGAGATTTGATTCACAATTCTGGTGGGTGTGGTTTGCCTGAAAGTGATGTCAAACGCTACACCAAGTGTATTCTAAAAGGGTTTAATCATATTCATGGATGTGGGTATGTACACTGTGATATCAAGCCTGAGAATGTTCTGCTTGTGAATGTGAGTGCTAGTACTACTGATGGTGCTCATTTTGTGGCCAAGATTGCTGATCTTGGGTTGGCCAAGAGGTCATggcagaggaagaagatgaggatGGACTTGAGAGGCACTGCTTTGTATATGGCACCTGAGTGTTTGATTGAGTGTGTGCAAGAGCCTTCCTCTGATATTTGGGCTTTGGGTTGTGTTGTTTGTGAGATGTTGACTGGGAAATCTCCCTGGGATAGGGGAAAAGAGTTTAACAAACGGGATCTGTTCAATCTTATTGCTGACGAGCGCGAATTGCCTGAAATTCCAACTGGGGTTTCAAGTCAAGCCAAGGATTTTCTGAAAGCGTGCCTTGTAAAGAAATATATGTATAGGTTTACTGCTGAGATGTTGATGGATCACCCGTTTCTTGACGGACTTGGTGATGAAGAACTACCGGCTGTTACCTGCGTTTCTGGGACTGATGAGGCCGATTATGAGGTTTTTTGTTTCTCAGAAGATTATGAGTTAAGTTGTTCTTCTGGTGATCTTGCTGCCTGA